TAATCGCTCTATTTTTAGCGATTTCGTTAGTGATCATTTTGATTAAGCTGTTTGTCTTTGTTCCTTTTCAAGCGAAAGCTGAAACTAATGCTCTCTTATCTCGCAAAGACTACATTGGTGAAAAAGGGAGAGTCACCGTTACCATTAATCTCGATACAGTGGGTGAAGTGGTGCTGTATACTATCTTTGGTAATGTACCAATGACAGCCAAAATCTATCAATCATCGGATGATGATTCACCTCTTCGTATTGCAACAGGGGAACAGATTCGTGTGATGGATATTGATGGTGCTATTGTTTATGTAACACCTTATGAAGAAGACTTATTTTTACCCCCATTAGAAAGTCATTGGGGAAAAATAAAATAAAAAAGAAAAGAAAGGTGATATTGAATGGAAGATTTATTTATTTGGATTGGTTTAGCTGCTATTGTTATTGTATTTTTAGTAGCCATTATTGGTCGTTATGTGACAGTTTCTCCTGATACAGCTTTAATTGTCAGTGGGAGCTTCTTGGGGAATGGCACAAATGTCTTCACCGATAAAGAAAATAATAAAATGAAAATTGTACGTGGAGGTGGGACATTCTTATGGCCTATATTCCAAGAAGGTAAACGTCTCTCTTTAATGTCTAGTAAGTTAGAAGTAGGCGCTAGCGAAGTTTATACCAAACAAGGTGTTCCTATTTCTGCTACAGGTACTGTTATTATCAAAATTGGCTCTTCTGTAGAAGAAATCGCTACAGCTGCTGAACAATACTTAGGTAAGGAAACACACGAATTAGAAGAGGAAGCACAAGAAGTATTGGAAGGACACTTACGAGCAATTCTTGGTAGTTTAACGGTTGAAGAAATTTACCGTGAACGTGATGAATTTGGGGCTCAAGTTCAACAAGTAGCATCACACGATTTAGAAAAAATGGGCTTGAAGATTGTATCCTTTACCATTAAAGATGTAGCTGATTCGAATGGTTATTTAGAAAGTTTGGGACGCCCTCAAATTGCGGAAGCAAAGAAAAATGCTGAAATTGCTGAGGCTGAAGCTGAAAAGACAACCATTATTCAAAAAGCAGATGCGATGAAACAAGCAAGAGAAGCTGAAAACAGCCGAGCAAGTGAAATTGCCTTATCTGAAAAAGACAAGCAATTAAAACTAGCAGAATACAAAAAAGAGCAAGATGTTCAACAAGCGATTGCGGACCGTGCTTATGAGCTACAAGAAGCAGACTTGAAAAAACAATTAGTTGAAAAACAAAAAGAAATTGAATTAGTAGACCGTCGTAAACAAATCGAAATTGAAACAGAAGAAGTTCTTTTGGCAGCTAAGAAGTTAGAAGCTGAGGTTGAAAAATCTGCAGATGCCAAACGTTATGCAGATGTTCAACGTGCCGAAGCGGACAAACAAAAACGGATTTTAGATGCGGAAGCATCAGCTAAAGAAATTGAATTAAATGCGCAAGCCGAAGCTGAAAGTATTTCCAAAGTTGGACGCGCTAAAGCGGAAGCAGAATCCTTAAACATTGCTGAGATTGGTCGTGCCAAAGCTGAGGCAGCACAAAAACTAGCTGAAGCCTATAAAGAATACGGACAACAAGCCATTATGTTAGAGCTACTAAAAGTTTACCCAGAAATTGTGAAACACGCTGCGGAACCCATCAGTAATATTGATAAGATAACCATTATTGATGGCGGTGAAGGTAAGGGCGTTTCACAAGTGAGTGGCTATACGACTCGAACATTAGCAAGTATCCAAGAATCATTGAAGGAAACGTTAGGATTAGATGTTTCAGAGTTGATTAATAGCTATGTTGGCAACCACAATGTTGGGTCAAAGTTGAGTGAATTGAATGAAACACTTCAAACACAACCAGACCTACATACCGATTCAGAACCTGTTAAAACAGAAGTAGAGAGTTTATAATAATTAACCATTTAAGGAAGAGGCTAGTAAAAAATCTAGCCTTTTTTTGTTTTAATCATATTTAATCACTTTTCATATTAACGAACAATAAATAAAACATTTTTATAAAAGTTTGTTTTTAAATGGAAAAAGAACAATTAATATGCTATTCTTTCTATGAAAAGGAGTGTTTTAGCGAATGACAGATCATAATCAACCAAGAGTTGCTATCGTTATGGGTAGTAAATCAGATTGGACACAGATGAAAGAATGTGCAGACTTACTTGATGAACTT
This genomic interval from Jeotgalibaca arthritidis contains the following:
- a CDS encoding flotillin family protein; translation: MEDLFIWIGLAAIVIVFLVAIIGRYVTVSPDTALIVSGSFLGNGTNVFTDKENNKMKIVRGGGTFLWPIFQEGKRLSLMSSKLEVGASEVYTKQGVPISATGTVIIKIGSSVEEIATAAEQYLGKETHELEEEAQEVLEGHLRAILGSLTVEEIYRERDEFGAQVQQVASHDLEKMGLKIVSFTIKDVADSNGYLESLGRPQIAEAKKNAEIAEAEAEKTTIIQKADAMKQAREAENSRASEIALSEKDKQLKLAEYKKEQDVQQAIADRAYELQEADLKKQLVEKQKEIELVDRRKQIEIETEEVLLAAKKLEAEVEKSADAKRYADVQRAEADKQKRILDAEASAKEIELNAQAEAESISKVGRAKAEAESLNIAEIGRAKAEAAQKLAEAYKEYGQQAIMLELLKVYPEIVKHAAEPISNIDKITIIDGGEGKGVSQVSGYTTRTLASIQESLKETLGLDVSELINSYVGNHNVGSKLSELNETLQTQPDLHTDSEPVKTEVESL
- a CDS encoding NfeD family protein, with translation MSALFESMTLATGLMATGIIGALICIPVKDIISIDFYDICDLFISLFFVGLISTKFSMESSHQTLLLIALFLAISLVIILIKLFVFVPFQAKAETNALLSRKDYIGEKGRVTVTINLDTVGEVVLYTIFGNVPMTAKIYQSSDDDSPLRIATGEQIRVMDIDGAIVYVTPYEEDLFLPPLESHWGKIK